A single window of Salvia splendens isolate huo1 chromosome 8, SspV2, whole genome shotgun sequence DNA harbors:
- the LOC121745772 gene encoding uncharacterized mitochondrial protein AtMg00810-like — MQEEIDSLHAYGTWDLVPHPLNMNIVGSKWVFRTKYCADGSIERYKARLVAQGFTQILGSDFHHTFSLVVKAATVRVVLTLAVQRGWHLQQLDVKNAFLNGVLDKPVYITQPPGFVDPRFPDHVRRLKKAIYGLRQAPLAWFRFSIFLLSMGFSQSRADSSLFHFHRGPSTIFLLLYVDDIIVTGNDQSLLQRFISQIHKEFAIKDLGRLNYFLGLEVSYTHDGLFIGQAKYAHDIIKRVELLDSKPVATPLSAGEVLVREGSPFRDPSLYRSLVGVLQYLTITRPDLSYAINLVSQFLQSPTDDHFQALKRIIWYVKGTIHFGLSFTRRTDSSVIGYSDADWARCIDTRRSTYGYSIFLGRNIVSWSAKKQPTVARSSCESEYRAMANTAVEIIWLSNLLHELQSSPSSRPQLLCDNKSAIFLSQNPVTHK; from the coding sequence ATGCAAGAAGAAATTGATTCTCTTCATGCTTATGGCACATGGGATCTCGTGCCTCATCCTCTTAACATGAACATTGTTGGTTCTAAATGGGTTTTCAGAACTAAATATTGTGCAGATGGGTCTATTGAGCGTTACAAAGCTCGGTTGGTTGCTCAAGGATTTACTCAAATTCTTGGTTCAGATTTTCACCATACTTTCAGTCTGGTTGTGAAAGCTGCTACAGTTCGTGTTGTTTTGACTCTTGCTGTTCAGCGTGGGTGGCACTTACaacaacttgatgtgaagaacGCCTTTCTCAATGGTGTTCTTGACAAACCAGTCTACATAACTCAACCCCCTGGGTTCGTTGATCCTCGGTTTCCAGACCATGTTCGTCGGCTTAAAAAGGCCATATATGGTCTTCGTCAAGCCCCTCTGGCTTGGTTTAGATTCAGCATTTTTCTTCTTAGTATGGGCTTCTCCCAGAGTCGAGCAGACTCGTCATTATTCCACTTTCATCGGGGGCCGTCTACCATCTTTCTCCTtctttatgtggatgatatcaTCGTCACTGGTAATGATCAGTCTTTGCTACAGAGGTTCATATCTCAAATTCATAAGGAGTTTGCCATTAAAGATCTTGGTCGTCTCAACTACTTTCTTGGTCTTGAAGTTTCCTACACTCACGATGGACTTTTTATCGGTCAGGCTAAATATGCTCATGATATTATCAAACGTGTTGAGCTATTAGACTCCAAGCCTGTAGCGACACCTCTATCTGCAGGGGAGGTTCTTGTTCGTGAAGGTTCCCCATTTCGGGATCCTTCTCTTTATAGGTCTCTCGTTGGGGTACTTCAGTACTTAACTATCACTCGACCAGATCTCTCATATGCTATCAATCTTGTCAGCCAGTTTCTACAGTCTCCTACAGATGATCATTTTCAAGCTTTGAAACGTATCATCTGGTATGTCAAAGGAACAATCCATTTCGGCCTGTCCTTCACTCGTCGTACTGACTCTTCCGTTATTGGATACTCGGATGCCGACTGGGCTCGTTGCATTGATACTCGGCGCTCTACAtatggatattcgatttttCTTGGGAGAAATATCGTCTCTTGGAGTGCCAAGAAACAACCAACCGTTGCTCGTTCTAGTTGTGAATCTGAATATCGTGCTATGGCCAATACTGCTGTTGAAATTATTTGGCTCTCAAATCTTCTTCATGAGCTTCAGTCCTCTCCATCCTCTCGGCCTCAGCTCCTCTGTGACAATAAGAGTGCTATCTTTCTTAGCCAAAATCCTGTGACTCATAAATGA